One stretch of Anabrus simplex isolate iqAnaSimp1 chromosome 3, ASM4041472v1, whole genome shotgun sequence DNA includes these proteins:
- the SdhD gene encoding succinate dehydrogenase [ubiquinone] cytochrome b small subunit, mitochondrial has translation MMALNCFLRSIPSSLRDGTRRFISTGHLLRTSPALGSPVFNYKPLNDHQKFVWKQNVVALPLLQKMDFSVSSKLQSKAHENHSKLWSAERIVALALLGIVPAALVAPSQPLECIMAVSLVMHTHWGIEAIVVDYVRPILFGPVIPKIAHGLVYALSIVTLVGLFYLIFDGCGIVNTLRLLWRL, from the coding sequence ATGATGGCTTTGAATTGTTTCCTGAGGAGTATCCCTTCATCTTTACGAGATGGCACAAGAAGGTTTATTTCTACTGGGCACTTACTGAGGACCTCTCCAGCTCTTGGCAGTCCAGTATTTAACTACAAGCCTCTTAATGATCATCAAAAATTTGTGTGGAAACAGAATGTTGTAGCTTTGCCTTTATTACAAAAAATGGACTTCTCTGTAAGTTCTAAACTGCAGTCTAAAGCACATGAAAATCATTCCAAACTCTGGAGTGCTGAACGCATAGTTGCACTTGCCTTGCTTGGTATTGTGCCAGCCGCATTAGTGGCACCATCCCAGCCCCTGGAGTGCATTATGGCAGTTTCTTTAGTAATGCATACTCATTGGGGCATTGAAGCTATTGTGGTAGATTATGTGAGGCCTATTTTGTTTGGACCAGTAATCCCTAAAATTGCTCATGGTCTTGTTTATGCCTTATCAATTGTGACTTTGGTGGGTCTGTTCTACCTAATTTTTGATGGTTGTGGTATTGTAAATACTCTGAGACTTCTGTGGAGGCTGTAA